In the genome of Telluria beijingensis, one region contains:
- a CDS encoding TetR family transcriptional regulator C-terminal domain-containing protein: MPMDTAVKQLGEREIADPLQRLRDEMMAVLQIVVSDEKSRRVFEIATLKTEFTEEVDSARVRKREAVAEWRARMEAQFAEARANGQLPAAVDPHTAATGMWVMLDGLLRNWLFDLESFDLMALGGEVIDTFLAGLKAR; encoded by the coding sequence ATGCCGATGGATACGGCCGTCAAGCAACTCGGGGAGCGCGAGATCGCCGACCCCTTGCAGCGCCTGCGCGACGAGATGATGGCGGTGCTGCAGATCGTGGTCAGCGACGAGAAGTCGCGCCGGGTATTCGAGATCGCCACCCTCAAGACCGAGTTCACCGAAGAGGTCGACTCAGCGCGCGTGCGCAAGCGCGAGGCGGTGGCCGAGTGGCGCGCGCGCATGGAAGCGCAGTTCGCCGAGGCGCGCGCCAACGGCCAGTTGCCGGCCGCCGTTGATCCGCACACTGCCGCCACCGGCATGTGGGTCATGCTCGACGGCCTGCTGCGCAACTGGCTGTTCGACCTCGAGTCGTTCGACCTGATGGCGCTCGGTGGGGAGGTGATCGATACGTTCCTGGCGGGGTTGAAGGCGCGTTGA
- the tal gene encoding transaldolase, translating into MNQLEQLKQYTTVVADTGDFQSIKAYAPQDATTNPSLILKAVQKPEYRPLLEKAIADAPGALVEAIVDSLLIAFGVEILKYVPGRVSTEIDAALSFDTEATVAKGRELIALYEKNGVSRERVLIKIASTWEGIRAAEILEKDGIHCNLTLLFSLCQAVACAEANVKLISPFVGRIYDWHKKSTGTDYQGADDPGVQSVKRIYQYYRKFGYDTEVMGASFRNTSQILELAGCDLLTISPDLLQKLADSEAPVERKLSKDESISIEKIAIDEKTFRFMLNEDAMGTEKLAEGIRAFVADSIKLKQMIEGMR; encoded by the coding sequence ATGAACCAACTCGAACAGCTCAAGCAGTACACCACCGTGGTCGCCGACACCGGCGACTTCCAGTCGATCAAGGCCTATGCCCCGCAGGATGCGACCACCAATCCGTCGCTGATCCTGAAGGCAGTGCAGAAGCCCGAATACCGTCCGCTGCTGGAAAAAGCCATCGCCGATGCGCCCGGCGCCTTGGTCGAAGCGATCGTCGACAGCCTCCTGATCGCCTTCGGCGTCGAGATCCTGAAATATGTGCCGGGCCGCGTCTCGACCGAGATCGACGCCGCGCTGTCGTTCGATACCGAAGCCACCGTTGCCAAGGGCCGCGAACTGATCGCGCTGTATGAAAAGAACGGCGTGTCGCGCGAGCGCGTGCTGATCAAGATCGCCTCGACCTGGGAAGGCATCCGCGCCGCCGAGATCCTGGAAAAGGATGGCATCCACTGCAACCTGACGCTGCTGTTCTCGCTGTGCCAGGCAGTGGCCTGCGCGGAAGCGAACGTGAAACTGATCTCGCCGTTCGTCGGCCGCATCTATGACTGGCACAAGAAGTCGACCGGTACCGACTACCAGGGCGCCGACGATCCGGGCGTGCAGTCGGTCAAGCGCATCTACCAGTACTACCGCAAGTTCGGCTACGACACCGAAGTGATGGGCGCGAGCTTCCGCAATACCTCGCAGATCCTGGAGCTGGCCGGTTGCGACCTGCTCACCATCTCGCCCGACCTGCTGCAGAAGCTGGCCGACAGCGAGGCGCCGGTCGAGCGCAAGCTGAGCAAAGACGAAAGCATCAGCATCGAGAAGATCGCAATCGACGAAAAGACCTTCCGCTTCATGCTGAACGAAGACGCGATGGGCACCGAGAAGCTGGCCGAAGGCATCCGCGCTTTCGTGGCGGATTCGATCAAGCTCAAGCAGATGATTGAAGGGATGCGTTAA
- a CDS encoding GAF domain-containing protein has translation MHINPERSDRPDYGLLVRQVTSVLEGERDLVANASQFSALVYDTLSDLNWSGFYFTVPSKKGEGQDLLVGPFQGKPACARIPFGRGVCGATAVERKTIVVPDVHAFPGHIACDSASASEIVIPVIKDDKLIGVFDIDSPRPDRFSEEDRVGLEAMLAAFIAATDF, from the coding sequence ATGCACATCAATCCCGAACGCAGCGACCGTCCCGACTACGGCCTCCTGGTACGCCAGGTTACCAGCGTCCTCGAGGGCGAGCGTGACCTGGTCGCCAACGCCTCCCAGTTCTCGGCCCTGGTCTATGACACCCTGTCCGATCTGAACTGGTCAGGCTTCTACTTCACGGTTCCCTCGAAAAAAGGCGAAGGCCAGGACCTGCTGGTCGGCCCGTTCCAGGGCAAGCCGGCCTGCGCCCGCATCCCCTTCGGACGCGGCGTATGCGGCGCCACCGCTGTCGAACGCAAGACCATCGTCGTGCCGGACGTGCATGCCTTCCCCGGCCATATCGCCTGCGATTCGGCGTCGGCGTCCGAAATCGTGATCCCGGTGATCAAGGACGACAAGCTGATTGGCGTGTTCGATATCGACAGCCCGCGGCCGGACCGTTTTTCGGAAGAAGACCGGGTCGGGCTGGAAGCCATGCTCGCCGCCTTCATCGCCGCCACCGATTTCTAA